One genomic segment of Chitinibacter sp. FCG-7 includes these proteins:
- the waaC gene encoding lipopolysaccharide heptosyltransferase I yields the protein MKSKPTVQKILIVRMSSMGDVIHQWPAVTDLARAYPEGVIDWVVEEGFAELPRLHPAIRRVIPVALRRWRKSLLATQTHREWQAFKTELLACRYDLVLDAQGLIKSAAIAKMACGPVAGFDRHSIREPLASLAYCRTYPVSKALHAIERNRQLSAAALGYRAEGEIDYGLRMSDQMADQVANRPALSWLPDSPYVVCLTATSRADKEWPEAHWIVLGQKLLARGIRPVFPWGSTAERERAERLSAALPAAIVAPRLSLTDAAILLAGSTMVVGVDTGLVHLAAAVAVPTIAIFCASDPALTGIRASSYAVNLGQRGAAPGVEAVWDAMLAGWPAGSNTP from the coding sequence ATGAAAAGTAAACCGACCGTACAGAAAATCCTGATTGTCCGCATGTCATCGATGGGCGATGTGATCCATCAATGGCCTGCGGTAACTGATCTGGCGCGCGCCTATCCCGAAGGGGTGATCGACTGGGTGGTGGAAGAAGGTTTTGCCGAGCTGCCCCGCTTGCATCCGGCCATCCGGCGGGTGATTCCGGTGGCCTTGCGTCGCTGGCGCAAATCGTTGCTGGCCACGCAGACGCATCGCGAATGGCAGGCGTTTAAAACCGAGTTGCTGGCTTGCCGTTATGATCTGGTGCTTGATGCGCAAGGGCTGATCAAAAGTGCGGCCATTGCCAAAATGGCGTGCGGCCCGGTGGCCGGGTTTGATCGTCACTCGATTCGCGAACCGCTAGCCAGTCTGGCCTATTGCCGCACCTATCCGGTGAGCAAGGCGCTGCACGCCATCGAGCGTAACCGCCAGCTGAGCGCCGCAGCGCTGGGCTACCGTGCCGAAGGCGAAATTGATTATGGGCTACGGATGAGCGATCAGATGGCCGATCAAGTCGCGAATCGGCCAGCACTGAGCTGGCTGCCCGATTCGCCGTATGTCGTCTGCCTGACGGCCACCAGCCGCGCCGACAAGGAATGGCCGGAGGCGCACTGGATTGTACTGGGGCAAAAATTGCTGGCACGCGGCATTCGCCCGGTGTTTCCATGGGGCAGCACGGCTGAGCGCGAACGTGCCGAGCGGCTGTCCGCCGCATTGCCTGCGGCGATTGTCGCTCCCCGCCTGAGTTTAACCGATGCCGCCATCTTGCTGGCGGGTAGCACGATGGTGGTGGGCGTTGATACCGGGCTGGTGCATCTGGCTGCAGCTGTGGCCGTGCCAACCATCGCGATTTTTTGCGCTTCAGATCCAGCCTTGACTGGCATCCGGGCGAGCAGCTACGCGGTCAACCTAGGGCAACGTGGGGCTGCGCCCGGCGTTGAGGCGGTGTGGGATGCCATGCTGGCTGGCTGGCCGGCCGGATCAAACACACCATGA
- a CDS encoding GGDEF domain-containing protein produces MWIILGMALLMVIAWQWHIIRQLRQDLLNSGLNDRLTGLYHRHHLMALAESEINRAQRSNSKVSAMIVDLDYCAKINHQHGHQAGDLALQHVARAANESIRDFDLAGRFSGEEIVLILPNTDEHGACVVAERLRNKVKQSAVMLPDQQQLNISVTIGIATLHEETETIEDLLLAADTALQTAMKAGIDHVHLYQVEAELASPT; encoded by the coding sequence ATGTGGATTATTCTCGGTATGGCATTATTGATGGTGATTGCCTGGCAGTGGCACATCATCCGGCAATTGCGGCAGGATTTGCTCAATAGCGGCCTGAACGACAGGCTGACCGGCCTCTATCATCGCCATCACCTGATGGCGCTGGCCGAAAGTGAAATCAACCGCGCTCAGCGCAGCAATAGCAAAGTATCGGCCATGATTGTAGATCTGGATTACTGCGCCAAAATCAATCATCAGCACGGTCATCAGGCGGGCGATCTGGCCTTGCAGCATGTGGCACGCGCGGCCAATGAGTCGATCCGCGACTTTGATCTGGCCGGACGTTTTTCTGGTGAAGAAATAGTGCTGATTCTGCCCAATACCGATGAGCATGGCGCATGTGTTGTTGCCGAGCGGCTACGCAACAAGGTGAAACAAAGCGCCGTCATGCTGCCCGATCAGCAGCAGCTGAATATCTCGGTCACCATCGGTATTGCCACGCTGCATGAAGAAACCGAAACAATTGAAGACCTGCTACTGGCTGCCGATACGGCACTGCAGACCGCGATGAAAGCCGGAATCGACCATGTCCACCTGTATCAAGTTGAAGCCGAGCTCGCAAGCCCGACGTAA
- the cobT gene encoding nicotinate-nucleotide--dimethylbenzimidazole phosphoribosyltransferase — protein sequence MTQIQQSLADAARERQQQLTKPAGSLGRLEELAIWFAARLPSPLPSRLNPKLAIFAADHGVAAEGVSAFPAEVTAQMVINFMNGGAAINVLARQHQISLSVIDVGVATEYPMPAQSNARLFRTPIAKGTANLRHSPAMSAADCTKAWQVGYGAAIEAAKAGKNLLIGGEMGIANTTAAAALICALTGYSPEEIVGRGTGIDTLAHELKIQVVKDALARACAAGAHSAMDWLREVGGFEIAALAGFYAGAAEAGVPVLLDGFITTAAALVAVKDNPAVGDWLLASHVSQEQGHKLALDALQLQAMLDLGLRLGEASGAALCVPLLQSALALHAEMATFAEAGVAAAKMV from the coding sequence ATGACCCAAATACAGCAATCTCTGGCCGATGCCGCACGCGAGCGCCAGCAACAACTCACCAAACCTGCAGGTAGCCTGGGCCGGCTCGAAGAGCTAGCCATCTGGTTTGCCGCACGCCTGCCCAGCCCGCTACCAAGCAGGCTGAACCCCAAGCTGGCGATTTTTGCTGCCGATCACGGCGTTGCCGCCGAAGGCGTTTCGGCGTTTCCAGCCGAAGTCACCGCCCAGATGGTGATCAATTTCATGAACGGTGGCGCAGCAATCAATGTGCTGGCGCGCCAGCATCAGATTTCGCTCTCGGTCATCGACGTGGGCGTCGCCACCGAATACCCGATGCCAGCACAAAGTAATGCCCGCTTGTTCCGCACTCCGATTGCCAAAGGCACTGCCAATCTGCGCCATAGCCCGGCCATGAGCGCGGCCGACTGCACCAAAGCCTGGCAAGTGGGTTATGGCGCAGCCATTGAAGCGGCCAAGGCCGGTAAAAACCTGCTGATTGGTGGTGAAATGGGCATTGCCAATACCACGGCCGCAGCCGCGCTAATTTGCGCCTTAACGGGGTATAGCCCTGAAGAGATTGTAGGCAGAGGCACAGGGATTGATACCCTGGCCCATGAATTAAAAATCCAGGTGGTCAAAGATGCGCTGGCCCGGGCCTGTGCCGCAGGTGCGCATAGCGCGATGGACTGGCTGCGCGAAGTGGGCGGCTTTGAAATTGCCGCGCTGGCCGGCTTCTACGCGGGCGCGGCCGAAGCAGGCGTGCCAGTCTTGCTCGATGGTTTTATCACCACAGCAGCCGCGCTGGTGGCAGTGAAGGACAATCCGGCCGTTGGCGACTGGCTGCTGGCCAGCCATGTTTCGCAAGAGCAAGGCCACAAGCTGGCGCTCGATGCCCTGCAATTGCAAGCCATGCTCGATCTGGGCTTGCGTCTGGGCGAAGCCAGCGGTGCAGCCTTGTGCGTGCCACTACTGCAAAGCGCACTGGCCTTGCACGCTGAAATGGCCACATTTGCCGAAGCGGGCGTTGCTGCGGCCAAGATGGTGTAA
- a CDS encoding histidine phosphatase family protein, translated as MACRLTLIRHGEAEGANEAIFGQSNPPLSKLGRAQLQTRWQMLSAQPVDAIASSTLARCADFALDCAQQLQVPLHLDHGFQEIHLGCIDGKAKAEWSPDDHTHWDSWQSNPRQHPLPNGEGWDDFQQRVLAALDGWFAQGEAEHRVLIAHQGTIKAILLAVFNLPPERHQQFWLATAGAVTLWWDEHYPPMLLELSNTLAAD; from the coding sequence ATGGCCTGCCGCTTGACACTGATCCGCCACGGCGAAGCCGAGGGCGCCAACGAGGCCATTTTTGGCCAGAGCAACCCGCCCCTCTCCAAGCTAGGCCGTGCTCAACTGCAAACCCGCTGGCAAATGCTCTCGGCGCAACCCGTTGATGCCATTGCCAGCTCGACCTTGGCGCGCTGCGCCGATTTTGCCCTCGATTGCGCACAGCAACTGCAAGTGCCGCTGCACCTCGATCATGGCTTTCAGGAAATACACCTGGGGTGTATTGACGGCAAAGCCAAGGCAGAATGGAGCCCAGATGACCATACCCATTGGGATAGCTGGCAGAGCAATCCACGTCAACATCCTTTACCCAATGGCGAAGGCTGGGATGATTTCCAGCAGCGCGTGCTGGCGGCACTGGATGGCTGGTTTGCCCAGGGCGAGGCCGAGCATCGTGTACTGATTGCGCATCAGGGCACGATCAAGGCGATTTTGCTGGCGGTGTTTAATTTGCCGCCCGAGCGCCATCAGCAATTCTGGCTCGCCACTGCAGGCGCGGTCACGCTATGGTGGGATGAGCACTACCCACCCATGCTGCTTGAGCTATCCAATACGCTGGCAGCCGACTGA
- the cobS gene encoding adenosylcobinamide-GDP ribazoletransferase, whose protein sequence is MRTLFDWRLPVLAIQFLTRLPTPQIKQFEPRLLAQSVGWFPAVGTLIGALLLIPAYTLAHEPWLAAIVALLVWVWVTGGLHLDGLADLSDGLGAAHRDPERFLAVLKDPHLGSFGVLSLIMQLALKLIVLMICIREQQWVALLLAPAWARSGVYCWQTLAPLAPGMAEQFGWQKTPYLGWFWWLALFALSAWLSPWLCAALLVIVAYRYWLKHKLGGITGDCLGAGIEISESALLLLLAITASL, encoded by the coding sequence ATGCGTACACTGTTCGATTGGCGCCTTCCGGTACTGGCCATTCAATTTCTGACCCGCTTACCAACCCCGCAAATCAAGCAATTTGAGCCGCGCTTATTGGCGCAGTCGGTAGGCTGGTTTCCAGCGGTAGGGACCCTGATCGGCGCACTGCTGCTGATCCCTGCCTATACCCTTGCCCACGAGCCTTGGCTGGCGGCGATTGTGGCACTGCTGGTCTGGGTGTGGGTCACGGGCGGCTTGCATCTGGATGGACTGGCTGATTTATCCGACGGGCTTGGTGCCGCGCATCGCGACCCCGAGCGTTTTCTGGCGGTATTGAAAGACCCGCATCTGGGCAGCTTTGGCGTCTTGAGCCTGATTATGCAGTTGGCGCTCAAACTGATCGTGCTGATGATCTGCATACGCGAGCAGCAATGGGTGGCGCTGCTACTCGCTCCGGCTTGGGCACGCAGCGGCGTGTATTGCTGGCAAACGCTGGCACCGCTCGCCCCCGGCATGGCCGAGCAATTTGGCTGGCAAAAAACACCTTATTTGGGCTGGTTTTGGTGGCTGGCGCTGTTTGCGCTCTCCGCCTGGCTTAGCCCGTGGCTGTGCGCAGCCCTGCTGGTGATCGTGGCTTATCGCTACTGGCTCAAGCACAAACTGGGCGGCATCACGGGTGACTGCCTAGGAGCGGGGATTGAAATCAGCGAAAGTGCCCTGCTCCTGCTGCTGGCCATCACCGCCAGTCTTTGA
- the msrB gene encoding peptide-methionine (R)-S-oxide reductase MsrB, which produces MDKIRKTETEWQLQLSHEAFRVTRQAGTERPFSGELYRVTAAGEYHCICCDSLLFKSGTKFDAGCGWPSFWQEAEPGSIERHRDLSHGMIREEVRCARCDAHLGHVFPDGPEPTGERYCINSVALQFYPE; this is translated from the coding sequence ATGGACAAAATCCGTAAAACCGAAACCGAGTGGCAATTGCAGCTGAGCCACGAAGCCTTTCGCGTGACCCGTCAGGCCGGAACCGAGCGCCCTTTTTCGGGCGAGCTGTATCGGGTGACGGCGGCTGGCGAATATCACTGCATCTGCTGCGATAGCCTGCTATTCAAATCGGGGACGAAGTTTGATGCGGGTTGCGGCTGGCCGAGCTTCTGGCAGGAAGCCGAGCCGGGCAGTATCGAGCGTCACCGCGATTTAAGCCACGGCATGATCCGTGAAGAAGTCCGCTGCGCGCGCTGCGATGCTCATCTGGGCCATGTTTTTCCCGATGGCCCCGAGCCCACGGGCGAGCGTTACTGCATTAATTCGGTGGCATTGCAGTTTTATCCGGAGTGA
- a CDS encoding GGDEF domain-containing protein: MAGLTMPVVNLPITDDLQRKLDELLAEGVAWFVPDCARTVELMADAIRLAQQLQILDKEAQAQLLLARSHWALGNLADGHAAIARLLVLDAKIKSPRLSAELELTRGRLYFSGSEYGAALKSWISCLRKSLSIQAVDLYIEACLGVGNVYFAHQQAGDALRWHEIALEFALQVNDQDLLTESYLHTVADMNALGHYELVLALSHKGEAAFLNTRHPAWLADWYSYRGEAYLALNQLDAAKDWLYKAWEINRQTSYLWSQSLNLLNLGKVCVALQDYPQAAEFLELARHKIASIGALTLMLRVYSQLSELGQLMGDHEMAWKNRRKFHELAIQNAQQLAKDKLNTALERRIRELDTQLMVLQTRQENVMLRQQSSADSELLQTLRNASLQDPLTGIGNRRQLDQEMPVLFQRCREEQRALSVLMLDLDHFKVVNDTFGHAVGDEVIRVAATILLQTCRGGDLLARFGGEEFILLLPGAAASVAVEVAERIRARLQSYSWSDIHPQLQATCSIGVAELCGEIDCNELLQHADQALYRAKRDGRNRVESYV, translated from the coding sequence ATGGCTGGTTTAACTATGCCTGTAGTGAATTTACCGATAACCGACGATCTGCAGCGCAAGCTGGACGAACTACTGGCCGAAGGCGTTGCCTGGTTTGTGCCAGATTGCGCGCGTACGGTTGAATTGATGGCCGATGCAATTCGCTTGGCTCAGCAACTGCAGATTCTGGACAAGGAAGCACAGGCGCAACTACTGCTGGCTCGTAGCCACTGGGCCTTGGGCAATTTGGCCGATGGCCATGCTGCCATCGCCCGTTTGCTGGTGCTGGACGCCAAAATCAAATCCCCTCGCCTATCTGCAGAGCTTGAGCTTACCCGCGGGCGGTTGTATTTCTCCGGTAGTGAATATGGTGCTGCGCTGAAAAGCTGGATCAGTTGCCTAAGAAAATCATTAAGTATTCAGGCGGTTGATCTGTATATCGAGGCCTGCCTGGGGGTTGGCAATGTCTATTTTGCACATCAGCAAGCGGGTGATGCCCTGCGCTGGCATGAAATAGCACTCGAATTTGCTTTGCAGGTCAATGATCAGGATTTGCTCACCGAAAGCTATTTGCATACTGTCGCAGACATGAATGCGCTGGGGCATTATGAGCTGGTGCTGGCGCTCTCGCACAAAGGGGAAGCCGCTTTTCTTAATACCCGGCACCCAGCCTGGTTGGCGGATTGGTATAGCTATCGCGGCGAAGCCTATCTGGCTTTGAATCAGCTCGACGCAGCCAAGGATTGGCTATACAAGGCTTGGGAAATTAACCGGCAAACCAGCTATTTGTGGAGCCAGTCGCTTAATTTACTCAATCTGGGCAAGGTGTGTGTTGCTTTGCAGGATTACCCCCAAGCGGCCGAGTTTCTTGAGCTGGCGCGGCACAAAATTGCCTCAATTGGCGCATTAACCTTGATGCTCCGGGTTTATTCGCAGTTGTCCGAATTAGGGCAGTTGATGGGTGATCATGAAATGGCCTGGAAAAACCGGCGGAAATTTCATGAGCTGGCCATTCAGAATGCACAGCAATTAGCCAAAGACAAGCTCAATACCGCGCTGGAGCGTCGTATCCGCGAACTCGATACCCAGTTGATGGTTTTGCAAACCCGGCAGGAAAATGTCATGTTGCGCCAGCAAAGCAGTGCCGATTCGGAATTGCTGCAAACCTTGCGTAATGCCTCCCTGCAAGATCCGCTGACCGGCATTGGCAATCGTCGGCAGCTTGATCAGGAAATGCCGGTGCTCTTTCAGCGTTGCCGCGAAGAACAGCGTGCCTTGTCGGTGTTGATGCTTGATCTGGATCATTTCAAAGTCGTGAATGACACGTTTGGACACGCGGTGGGTGACGAGGTGATCCGGGTTGCGGCGACCATTTTGCTGCAAACCTGTCGCGGCGGTGATTTGCTCGCCCGTTTCGGTGGCGAAGAATTTATCCTGCTTTTGCCCGGTGCGGCTGCCAGTGTGGCGGTCGAGGTTGCCGAGCGAATTCGAGCCCGGCTGCAAAGTTATAGCTGGAGCGATATACACCCGCAGCTGCAGGCCACCTGCAGTATTGGTGTGGCCGAGCTGTGTGGCGAGATCGATTGCAATGAATTGCTCCAGCACGCCGATCAGGCGCTGTACCGCGCCAAGCGGGATGGCCGAAACCGTGTGGAGTCTTATGTATGA